The genomic window ATTTGGTTGCGTAAGAAAACATAAAAAACTAATGTATTAAACAACTTGAAGTAGAATTTATAAAATGATTACGGAGAGTATAAAAAAGGAGATTTTTAGGACTAGCTCAAAAATCTCCTTTACTAAATTATATTTTATGCAAAGGCTCCAATAAAGGAATACCCTCATTTAACTTCTTTAATCTTAATAAAGCTTCAACATAATAGTAATCGGCATAAATAATAGAATAATCAATTTCTGAATTAGCAGGTGCATGACCTGTTGAATGCAATAAACATGCCGTATTAACGTCTTTACTTTGGTAGTTTTTCGACAACTCTTCTAACATCTTCTCTCCCTTTTCTCTATATTCTTTAGCTAAATTTTCATCTTTAGTAAAGGTTGATAATTCTAGGATGGCAGAAGCCACCACAGCAGCCGCAGAAGCATCTCTTTCTACGTTTGGAATATTTGGAGCATCGAAGTCCCAATAAGGTATTAAATCCTCAGGTAAACGGTCTAAATACACTTGAGTTACTTTTTGTGCAAAATCTAAATATTTAGGATCTTTTGTTTCTCTATAAACCATAGTGTAACCGTAAATAGCCCACGATTGTCCACGAGCCCACATACTGCTATCACTATAACCTTGGTGTGTTACTGCTTTAATTTTCTCACCTGTATCTTTATCGTAAATCACAACATGATAAGAACTATAGTCTGGTCTAAATTGATTTTCCATAGTTACATCGGCATGACTAACAGCCATGTCATACAACGCTTTATTATCACCATTTTTAGAAGCCCAGAATAGTAATTCTAAGTTAATCATGTTATCCATAATGGTGTTATGCTGCGGCCATTCCATATTAGGCACATCTCTTGGCCATGACAAAATAGTTCCCACATTAGGATTAAACAACGTTGCCAATGTATCTGCCGTTTTTAATATAACATCTTTATATTCTGGATTTTTAGTTAAACGATAACCATTACCGTAACTATTAAATACTTGAAAACCTAAATCGTGATCTAAAGCAGGTGTTACAGAAAGAGGTTTAAGATATTCTGTAAATTTATCTGCCGTTTGCTCCCATGTTTTTTCATTATTAAATTCATATAAATACCAAAGTTCTCCTGGCCAAAAACCGCTAGTCCAATCTTTATAATCTACATAACGCCATTCTTTACTACCTGGTGCAATATTTCTTGGAATATCACCTTCGGCTGGAACCAATTTTAAAGCACTCGAAGCCTGACCAACGCAATATGCTAATTGAGCATCAACATCAAAACTAGTTTCTAGTGCTACTTCACTTTTATTTTTGCCACAATTTATCATTAGAAGTGTTACAAAGAGCGCACCTAAAATTTGTAATTTCATATTCCTCATATTTAATATCTATAATTTTCTTACTTAATTTTTCAAGTTTCGATCATCTAATTATTGCGATTAAATTTCAATCGCAGACTACTTAATTTTATAATTCAATATTAGTAAGAATAAATATTTAACATCATAAATTATAGCGCAATTAGTATAAATTATAGTCGTATTTAATATAAAAGTGCTTTAAAATCAACAGATATCGAATTATCTCTATAAAATTTGACCTATTAAAAACTTACGGCCTGTTATATTTATTAAGCTTACCAAATACTCATAAATGAAAATTTTTAGATTAATAACAACAGAAAAGACACTCAAATATTAACAGGGTATTATTTTAAATTTACGCACAAAAAAAATCCCCTGATTAACTCAGAGGATTCTTTTATCTCAAATTAAATAACAACACTTCAATTTGTTATTAATTTACCTGTTTAATTCATTATGGCTATTAATTAGTAAATAAACAAGCTATCATTAAAGTAACTACGTTACTTTATTTTTTTATAAAAATATTGGTATAATACCATCTTCCATTTTCATTTTGTTCTGCAGATATATCAAAGTTTGTAAAATCTCCTTCAATATTATGGCGATGTCCTTCACTCTCTAACCAAGCTGTTACTAATGTTTTAGCCGAACTATAACCATAAGCAACATTTTCTGAGACTCTTTCTGCTCCTGTATGAGATTTTAAATACTCACTTCTTTTAAAAAAATAATCGTGTGAAATTTTATTATTTTCAAGCATATAATCGGTATGGCTATAAGCCACAGATTTTACAATATCCATATCCTCCAAAGGGTTTAATCCTTTAGACAGCCTGTAATCATTAATTAATTCCAAAGTTTCAACTTCAATTGTTTTGGATTCCATGGTAACTTCACTAATCACGATTGTTCCAGAATCATCATCCATACGCTCTGTAGAACAAGAAAAAGCAAACATGGCTATAAAAGCAAATAACGGAAGTTTAAAAAATGATTTCATAAGTAGGTAGGTTAAAAATTGTTGACTTGGTTCAACAAAGTTATACACCTACTTAAAAGAAAATGTTAACGAAATGTTAAAATCGATGAAAAACAAGCCTTTCATCGATTTTAAATGCTTTTTATCGCTGAAATACATATTTAATAAATCTAAAAATGTATTTCAACGACATTTTAAGAAGATAAGCGATTAACCAACCAATTATAATCCTCTTGAAGTTGATATCGAATTCTATCGTGTAATCTATTAGGTCGTCCTTGCCAAAATTCTATTTCAATAGGTTTTACAATATAACCTCCCCAATATTTAGGACGCAAAATAGGTTTGCCTTCATATTCTTTTTCTAATTCAGACAGTTTGTTTTCAAGATAAGCACGATCGGGAATAACTTCACTCTGGTGAGAAACTAAAGCTCCTAACTGACTCCCAACTGGACGCGACTCAAAATATCCGTCGCTCATGTTCTCTGCTATTTTTTCAGCTTTACCCTTTATAATAATTTGCCGCTCTGCACCATGCCAAAAAAAAGACAAACAAACATTTGGATTTACTGCAATAGCTTTTCCCTTTTCACTTTCATAATTTGTATAAAAAATAAAACCTTCATAAGTATAGCGTTTTAATAGTACAACCCTATTTTTAGGATAGCCATCTAATCCAAAAGTTGAAACCGTCATGGCATTTGTTTCATCTTCAGTAAAATGTAAATCTACCTCATGAAACCATTTTTGAAATAATTCCATTGGGTTTTCGGGCACTTCTTTTAAAAGCAATTCGCCTTTATCATAAGATTTTCTATAGTTACTTAAATCATTTTCCATAGATACAAAATAACAAAAAAAAATAATTCTATAAACTTTTTTAACGTAAGATTTTCCGAATATTAAGAGTGGTAAATAATAAAAAATACAATTCAAAATATTTTAATAACATGATGCATAAGAAAATAAAACTTTCCTTCGGAACGTACTATTTTTGTAACAAAATTATAATTTCAGAATTAAATGAAGGCGTACATTTTGATTGAAAAAAAAGGCTACATGATGATTAATAAAATCTTAGAGTTTTATGGTGAAGATGCTAAAGTTGATTTTATATCAAATAGAATAAACAATTACTCTGTAGACCCAAATAATTGGGTGAGAACGCATACCGAATATAACTTTATGGTTACAAGCGCAATAAAAATCAAGCTATAAAGTACTACACTAGAAAAACACTTTTCTCAAAAAAAAACTAAAACGCTGCTTATCTCTAAAAGAAGCCACTACCTAGTTATTAAAATTAAAAAAACTGAAAGTGTAATTATTAAAATTACTACAATTAACCAAAATCGAACACTTTACCATCTGCACTTAACTCCACATTATCAAAAACTTCCTCAGCTTCGGTTTTAAAGCCTTCTAAACCTCCATAGCGCGTAGAAAAATGTCCTAACACCAAAGTACCTACATTGGCCTGCTTAGCAATCCTAGCTGCTTCTTTTGCTGTAGAATGTTTTGTTTTTGGACCTAAGTGTGCGTGTTTTTCCAAAAACGTAGACTCGTGATATAACACATCTACATTTTTTATAATAGGTACAATATCTTCCTTATAGACCGTATCACTACAAAAAGCATAACTTTTAGGTTTTTCGGCAGGACTAGTAACAGATTCATTTCTTATTAAAACACCATCCTCATTTTCAACATCAAAACCTTGTTTTAATTTACGATAATACGCCACATTTATATTGGCTTCTTCAGCTAAATAAGCATTGAGTTTACGTTCGCCTATTTTCTCTTTAAAAAGGTAGCCATTGGTATAAACACGATGTTCTAACGGAATGGTATGAACTTCTACCACATCATCTTCATAAATTAATTCCGATTCTTTGGATGTTAATTCATGGAAATACAAATTATAATTGGTCCAAGAATCGGCCAACTTCATCTGTAATGTTACTATTTCTTTAATACCTTTTGGTCCATAAACATGTAAATCGGCTTCTCGTTTTAGCAGTCTAAAAGTAGAGATTAAACCTACTAATCCAAAAAAATGATCGCCATGCAAATGCGAAATAAACACATGCTTTATGCGGTTGAATTTAATTTTATGCCTACGTAAATGTACTTGAGTACCTTCTCCACAATCTATTAAAAACATGTGGTTGTTAATTTCTAAAACCTGTGCAGTTGTGTTCGTTAAAGCTCTTGGAGTTGCGCTATAACAGCCTAAAATTGTGAGCTTCATAAATTTATTTTATTAGTTTGTAATGTAAAGCTTCTTCAACAG from Algibacter sp. L1A34 includes these protein-coding regions:
- a CDS encoding glycoside hydrolase family 88 protein, which produces MKLQILGALFVTLLMINCGKNKSEVALETSFDVDAQLAYCVGQASSALKLVPAEGDIPRNIAPGSKEWRYVDYKDWTSGFWPGELWYLYEFNNEKTWEQTADKFTEYLKPLSVTPALDHDLGFQVFNSYGNGYRLTKNPEYKDVILKTADTLATLFNPNVGTILSWPRDVPNMEWPQHNTIMDNMINLELLFWASKNGDNKALYDMAVSHADVTMENQFRPDYSSYHVVIYDKDTGEKIKAVTHQGYSDSSMWARGQSWAIYGYTMVYRETKDPKYLDFAQKVTQVYLDRLPEDLIPYWDFDAPNIPNVERDASAAAVVASAILELSTFTKDENLAKEYREKGEKMLEELSKNYQSKDVNTACLLHSTGHAPANSEIDYSIIYADYYYVEALLRLKKLNEGIPLLEPLHKI
- a CDS encoding CAP domain-containing protein → MKSFFKLPLFAFIAMFAFSCSTERMDDDSGTIVISEVTMESKTIEVETLELINDYRLSKGLNPLEDMDIVKSVAYSHTDYMLENNKISHDYFFKRSEYLKSHTGAERVSENVAYGYSSAKTLVTAWLESEGHRHNIEGDFTNFDISAEQNENGRWYYTNIFIKK
- the pdxH gene encoding pyridoxamine 5'-phosphate oxidase, whose protein sequence is MENDLSNYRKSYDKGELLLKEVPENPMELFQKWFHEVDLHFTEDETNAMTVSTFGLDGYPKNRVVLLKRYTYEGFIFYTNYESEKGKAIAVNPNVCLSFFWHGAERQIIIKGKAEKIAENMSDGYFESRPVGSQLGALVSHQSEVIPDRAYLENKLSELEKEYEGKPILRPKYWGGYIVKPIEIEFWQGRPNRLHDRIRYQLQEDYNWLVNRLSS
- a CDS encoding ribonuclease Z: MKLTILGCYSATPRALTNTTAQVLEINNHMFLIDCGEGTQVHLRRHKIKFNRIKHVFISHLHGDHFFGLVGLISTFRLLKREADLHVYGPKGIKEIVTLQMKLADSWTNYNLYFHELTSKESELIYEDDVVEVHTIPLEHRVYTNGYLFKEKIGERKLNAYLAEEANINVAYYRKLKQGFDVENEDGVLIRNESVTSPAEKPKSYAFCSDTVYKEDIVPIIKNVDVLYHESTFLEKHAHLGPKTKHSTAKEAARIAKQANVGTLVLGHFSTRYGGLEGFKTEAEEVFDNVELSADGKVFDFG